From Enterococcus wangshanyuanii, the proteins below share one genomic window:
- a CDS encoding DUF871 domain-containing protein has protein sequence MKRALGVSVYPDHSDIEKDKAYLKKASECGFSRIFMSMLEVTEGKEVVKEKFKSLIGYAKGLGYETILDVAPNIFDELEISYDDLTFFAETGADGIRLDAGFDGNKEAKLTYNPFDLAIELNMSNDVAYLDNILTYEANVPFLYGCHNFYPQEGTALPYDFFERCSVRFKKQGIRTAAFINSQAGVIGPWDVNDGLPTLEMHRHLPVEVQAKHLFATGLIDDVIIGNAYASDEELEALGQLNRYQLELAIEFTKEASTVEKEITLTEQHFRRGDITDQVVRSTEVRKKYKNEANPAHDNTQAFQIGDVVIGNDAFGKYKNELQIVLQPHTDDRKNKVGKITEDELLLLDFVKPWTKFRFIEK, from the coding sequence ATGAAACGAGCGTTAGGTGTATCAGTTTATCCAGACCATAGCGATATAGAAAAGGACAAAGCTTATTTGAAGAAGGCAAGTGAATGCGGATTTTCTCGGATTTTTATGAGTATGCTGGAGGTAACAGAAGGTAAAGAAGTCGTGAAAGAAAAATTCAAATCATTGATTGGTTATGCAAAGGGATTGGGCTATGAAACGATTCTGGATGTTGCACCGAATATTTTTGATGAATTAGAGATTTCTTACGATGACCTGACTTTCTTTGCTGAAACAGGAGCAGATGGGATTCGTTTAGATGCTGGCTTTGATGGGAATAAAGAAGCAAAATTGACGTACAACCCTTTCGATTTGGCAATCGAATTGAATATGAGTAACGATGTCGCTTACTTAGATAATATTTTGACTTATGAAGCAAACGTGCCATTTTTATACGGCTGTCATAATTTTTATCCGCAGGAAGGAACCGCGTTGCCATATGATTTCTTTGAGCGTTGTAGTGTTCGTTTCAAAAAACAGGGAATTCGGACGGCTGCTTTCATCAATTCTCAAGCTGGTGTTATTGGTCCATGGGATGTAAATGATGGGTTACCAACGCTTGAAATGCACCGCCATTTACCTGTAGAAGTACAAGCAAAACACTTATTTGCTACTGGATTGATCGATGATGTGATCATCGGCAATGCGTATGCATCTGATGAAGAATTAGAAGCATTAGGTCAGTTGAATCGCTACCAGCTTGAATTGGCAATTGAATTTACCAAAGAAGCTAGTACGGTTGAAAAAGAGATTACATTGACTGAGCAGCACTTTAGACGTGGTGATATCACCGATCAAGTGGTCCGCTCAACTGAAGTGCGTAAAAAATATAAAAATGAAGCCAATCCAGCACATGATAATACACAAGCCTTTCAAATCGGTGATGTTGTCATCGGAAATGATGCGTTTGGGAAGTACAAAAATGAACTGCAGATCGTTTTACAGCCGCATACCGATGACCGTAAAAATAAAGTAGGGAAAATAACAGAAGATGAATTGTTGTTATTGGATTTTGTAAAACCCTGGACAAAATTTAGATTTATAGAAAAGTAG
- a CDS encoding PTS sugar transporter subunit IIC, whose product MNGFVLWMEQHLMPVANKFGSQRHMVAIRKGLIATMPLTIVGSFFTVFQNIPIEAYTKFITPYLPVLDIPSRYTMGILALYATFGIASALAKSYKLDSLSCGLLALMAFLVTAAPPTRVMEDVTDVISAGRYINLANLGSASLFGAIVTALISVEIYRFFIVKNITIKMPEGVPPEVSNSFIALIPGAVILMLFWVIRHILGFDLNGFLSTILMPLKGILAGNSLFGGLLTVFLICFFWVLGIHGPAIMGPVIRPFWDMSIAENVDAFTNGVSANNLPNIFTEQFLQWFIWIGGAGTTLALVVLMMFSKSKYLKSLGRLSFLPGIFNINEPIIFGTPIVMNPILGIPFIVAPLVTTTLSYFLTISNVVPMMMARLGFAFPAPIAAWMSTNWSITAALLVCVNFVITLAIYYPFFKVYEKQQLDKEAEELAAEQKANEAV is encoded by the coding sequence ATGAATGGTTTTGTATTATGGATGGAGCAGCATTTGATGCCTGTGGCCAATAAGTTTGGTTCACAGCGGCATATGGTGGCGATTAGAAAAGGATTGATCGCAACGATGCCGTTAACGATTGTGGGGTCTTTCTTTACTGTATTTCAAAATATTCCGATCGAGGCTTATACGAAGTTTATCACGCCTTATTTACCAGTATTGGATATTCCGTCAAGATATACGATGGGGATTTTAGCGTTGTATGCAACATTTGGGATCGCTTCGGCATTAGCGAAAAGCTATAAGCTGGATTCATTAAGCTGCGGGTTGCTTGCCTTGATGGCGTTTTTGGTCACTGCTGCACCGCCAACACGCGTGATGGAAGATGTGACAGATGTGATCAGTGCAGGGCGCTACATTAATTTAGCGAACTTAGGCTCCGCTTCATTGTTTGGAGCAATCGTCACAGCATTGATCTCTGTCGAAATTTATCGTTTCTTTATCGTAAAAAATATTACGATCAAAATGCCTGAAGGCGTTCCGCCGGAAGTATCAAATTCATTTATTGCATTGATTCCAGGTGCAGTGATTTTGATGTTATTCTGGGTGATTCGTCACATTCTAGGGTTTGATTTAAATGGATTCTTAAGTACGATTTTAATGCCGCTTAAAGGGATTCTAGCAGGTAATAGTTTATTCGGCGGACTTTTAACGGTCTTCTTAATTTGTTTCTTCTGGGTATTAGGGATTCACGGACCAGCAATTATGGGTCCAGTCATTCGTCCGTTTTGGGATATGTCGATCGCAGAAAACGTCGATGCCTTTACCAATGGTGTTAGCGCAAATAATTTACCAAATATTTTCACTGAGCAATTCTTACAATGGTTTATCTGGATCGGCGGCGCCGGAACTACGCTTGCATTAGTTGTTTTGATGATGTTTTCTAAATCAAAATATTTGAAGAGTTTAGGTCGATTATCTTTCCTTCCAGGGATTTTCAATATCAATGAACCGATCATTTTCGGAACACCGATCGTGATGAACCCGATTTTAGGGATTCCGTTTATTGTAGCACCATTAGTGACTACGACACTTTCTTATTTCTTAACGATCAGTAATGTAGTGCCGATGATGATGGCGCGTCTGGGATTTGCTTTTCCAGCCCCGATCGCGGCTTGGATGAGTACGAATTGGAGCATTACTGCAGCACTGCTTGTCTGTGTCAATTTCGTGATTACTTTGGCGATCTACTACCCGTTCTTCAAAGTATATGAAAAACAACAGCTAGATAAAGAAGCAGAAGAACTAGCAGCGGAGCAAAAAGCAAACGAAGCTGTTTAA
- a CDS encoding DUF4310 family protein, producing MEETVGVGLEEKKSFWFADWSFPILVGLLSAGVFAGTHMYFEHGVGAFNEVAIVAMLKAGMDGGSYGAAAAFGASFLFARILEGSLVGILDIGGAILTGVGIGVPAILLSMNITAPVENFALSLLTGMVLGLIIGGIIIMIRKFTINQSNSTFGADVMMGAGNASGRFLGPLIIISACGASAPIGIGSIIGAVIFYVWKKPIAGGAILGAMIFGAIFPVDLPS from the coding sequence ATGGAAGAAACAGTAGGCGTAGGATTAGAAGAGAAAAAGAGTTTTTGGTTTGCGGACTGGTCGTTCCCGATTTTAGTTGGTTTATTGTCCGCAGGTGTCTTTGCCGGAACGCATATGTATTTCGAACATGGCGTAGGAGCGTTTAATGAAGTGGCGATCGTTGCAATGTTAAAAGCTGGTATGGATGGTGGCTCTTACGGAGCGGCTGCAGCATTTGGTGCTAGTTTCTTATTTGCACGAATTTTAGAAGGTTCGTTAGTTGGGATCTTGGATATCGGCGGAGCAATTTTAACAGGAGTTGGGATCGGTGTTCCTGCGATTTTACTAAGTATGAATATTACCGCACCTGTTGAGAACTTTGCTTTGTCATTACTTACTGGGATGGTTCTTGGGTTGATCATTGGCGGTATCATCATCATGATTCGTAAGTTTACGATCAATCAGTCTAATTCAACCTTTGGTGCAGATGTTATGATGGGTGCTGGAAATGCTTCTGGCCGTTTCTTAGGACCATTGATCATCATCAGTGCGTGTGGTGCATCAGCACCAATCGGTATTGGTTCGATCATCGGAGCAGTGATTTTCTATGTTTGGAAAAAACCGATTGCCGGCGGCGCAATTTTAGGTGCGATGATCTTTGGTGCAATCTTCCCGGTGGATTTACCTAGTTAG
- a CDS encoding DUF4311 domain-containing protein — protein MDVVVVLLKSLLIGGVVGFAAGAGAARMFHAPSTQSLGAFRTLGEMNACEGDAASHFSFGLGFFFNAWASTVGAGAFTQDVDHRVIPNWAAAALLVKNKNVAETMHNPKKMGISGALVGMVVVAFLNTTASAIPESLQVTAVAVLVPAANLLINTVMPVLFWLAAIDAGKRSGLWATIFGGLATMIMGNAVPGVVLGILIGKGVDEIGWNKVTKSMMAAVILLFVLSGFFRGFDLQMIESFRLQIPGWLQNMHDVFSIGN, from the coding sequence ATGGATGTAGTAGTTGTTTTACTCAAATCATTATTGATTGGAGGAGTTGTTGGCTTTGCTGCTGGTGCTGGAGCGGCAAGAATGTTTCATGCACCAAGTACACAAAGTTTAGGGGCGTTTAGAACCTTAGGTGAAATGAATGCCTGTGAAGGAGATGCGGCTAGTCATTTTTCTTTTGGATTAGGCTTCTTCTTCAATGCTTGGGCATCAACTGTAGGTGCAGGGGCATTCACACAAGATGTGGATCACCGGGTTATTCCCAACTGGGCAGCAGCAGCACTATTGGTCAAAAATAAAAATGTTGCTGAAACAATGCACAACCCTAAGAAAATGGGTATTTCAGGAGCGCTTGTCGGAATGGTGGTTGTTGCATTCTTAAACACAACAGCTTCGGCAATTCCTGAATCATTACAAGTAACGGCTGTAGCTGTTTTAGTTCCTGCCGCAAATCTCTTGATCAACACAGTGATGCCCGTGTTATTCTGGCTTGCTGCAATCGATGCTGGCAAACGTTCTGGTCTTTGGGCAACGATTTTTGGCGGTTTAGCAACAATGATCATGGGAAATGCCGTTCCTGGTGTTGTCTTGGGGATCTTGATCGGTAAAGGCGTTGATGAAATTGGCTGGAACAAAGTAACAAAAAGCATGATGGCAGCAGTCATTTTATTATTTGTCTTAAGTGGCTTTTTCCGCGGCTTTGACTTGCAGATGATTGAAAGTTTCCGTTTACAGATTCCAGGCTGGCTGCAAAATATGCATGATGTCTTTAGCATCGGCAATTAA
- a CDS encoding DUF4312 family protein, translated as MEQVTVKKQRIIQVEGTGKEKNLAFANALNQIHNRVLKEKNDVIVRIEPLDINIIKAEQETFTERFLFFFLPRRRADYRVLLDVTVEITLIEMDTVQFTEKKVADPNGLPLPFRKGKRMHKEAN; from the coding sequence ATGGAACAAGTAACGGTCAAAAAGCAGCGGATTATTCAGGTTGAAGGAACAGGGAAAGAAAAGAATCTTGCTTTTGCAAATGCGCTCAATCAAATCCACAATCGAGTTTTAAAAGAAAAAAATGATGTGATCGTACGGATCGAGCCGCTGGATATCAACATCATAAAAGCAGAGCAGGAAACTTTTACAGAACGCTTTCTATTTTTCTTCCTGCCGAGAAGGCGTGCTGATTATCGTGTTTTGCTGGATGTAACAGTGGAGATCACGTTGATCGAAATGGATACCGTTCAATTTACAGAGAAAAAAGTTGCAGATCCAAACGGTCTTCCTCTTCCTTTTAGAAAAGGTAAAAGAATGCATAAGGAGGCAAATTAA
- a CDS encoding glycine-rich SFCGS family protein, with amino-acid sequence MVTVVIADRLGKGQNVAKGVEAAGGKAVVVPGMGADMRLGDVMQQENADLGISFCGSGGAGALTAATKYGYPERHGMRSIDEGVTAINDGKTVLGFGFMDQEELGKRIVEAYLKKNA; translated from the coding sequence ATGGTAACAGTAGTAATCGCAGATCGTTTAGGAAAAGGTCAAAATGTAGCAAAAGGAGTGGAAGCAGCTGGAGGAAAAGCGGTTGTCGTTCCGGGAATGGGTGCTGACATGCGTTTAGGCGATGTGATGCAGCAGGAAAATGCGGATCTGGGCATTTCATTTTGTGGAAGTGGTGGTGCTGGAGCATTGACAGCAGCGACAAAATACGGCTACCCAGAACGCCATGGGATGCGTTCGATCGATGAAGGTGTCACAGCAATCAATGATGGGAAAACAGTCTTAGGCTTTGGTTTCATGGATCAAGAAGAATTGGGCAAACGGATCGTTGAAGCATATTTGAAGAAAAACGCTTAA
- a CDS encoding PRD domain-containing protein, with protein sequence MRETDDAKKIIEESPYRVELGASLEKISELLKEQAIEPTDLQWTILINHVNEMIKRSKTNEKMTGVDPAMFEEVSNEALEIADQVVQHIGNLPQDEMYVLSIHFEAARQNEG encoded by the coding sequence ATGAGGGAAACTGATGATGCAAAAAAAATAATCGAGGAGAGTCCATATAGGGTCGAGTTGGGTGCTTCACTTGAAAAAATTAGTGAGTTGTTGAAAGAACAAGCAATTGAACCAACTGATTTACAATGGACGATTTTGATCAATCATGTCAATGAAATGATCAAGCGTTCTAAAACAAATGAAAAAATGACGGGTGTCGATCCTGCGATGTTTGAAGAGGTATCAAACGAAGCCTTGGAAATTGCCGACCAAGTTGTTCAGCATATTGGTAACTTACCGCAGGATGAAATGTATGTATTATCCATCCATTTTGAAGCTGCCAGACAAAATGAAGGATAA
- a CDS encoding BglG family transcription antiterminator, with translation MLLDLEESVTTKELADTFQVSVRSIKYDLDNVREWFKEQKVELHARRNKGIWLDIPDSERLTLKNEIIEVERFETYPDQELRINQLIFRLLLAPAYLTSQQLSEEIQVSRNTIISDLDRVEELVLSYGLVLNRQSRQGFSIMGDESKIRLLMEYITQKEITEYDIYQIMSYFVQSGQQKKMQEVHVGVNTIFQKIYQVALKEMTNLIDPSLFDQFNYAEILSITLRVAIAASRMQLHHTVGGYKMLTNQKILQQKQELPFLLMKKVFDHYELPLLADEYFYIYSDVFVANNRQDIVGLTEELIKDVSEEINFPFYRDQQLFTNLFAHLSLRLTKKHLYINEYNPFVDDIKAKYPQLFSAIQLASQSDIVGSALLINDSFIAYIALHFLVAYEKNQHEINVVRIVYVCSTGLGVTSLIEQKILEEVANVEIAGFASVLNAVDVIEEKNPDLVLSIFPIESMNRPFIKVNPLPTEADIHSIQEEVNKILTQTKSGKVPRLIPRHQVKEKQGIEAESRDILVRIYVIYEELLKAFAEKLTCEYREAFLLHVMLMVHRITFDSQYENEGNIVKETLLAQQELVGKIEQIFAKNDLMVNQAEITALLNYIREE, from the coding sequence ATGCTTTTAGATTTAGAGGAAAGTGTGACGACTAAAGAATTAGCTGATACTTTTCAAGTTAGTGTGCGGTCGATCAAATATGATTTAGACAATGTTCGTGAATGGTTTAAAGAACAAAAGGTTGAACTGCATGCTCGTCGTAATAAAGGGATTTGGTTAGATATCCCAGACTCAGAACGATTAACGTTGAAAAACGAAATTATTGAGGTTGAACGTTTTGAGACTTATCCAGACCAAGAACTAAGAATCAATCAATTGATTTTTCGCTTATTACTAGCACCTGCATATCTGACGTCTCAACAGTTGTCAGAGGAGATTCAAGTGAGTCGAAATACGATCATTAGTGATTTAGACCGCGTAGAAGAGTTGGTCCTTTCATATGGGCTCGTACTAAATAGGCAAAGCCGTCAAGGGTTTTCGATTATGGGAGACGAAAGTAAGATCCGTCTGCTGATGGAATATATCACTCAAAAAGAAATAACAGAGTACGATATTTATCAAATCATGAGCTATTTTGTTCAATCCGGTCAGCAAAAAAAGATGCAGGAAGTTCATGTGGGTGTAAATACGATTTTTCAAAAAATCTACCAAGTGGCTTTGAAAGAAATGACGAATCTGATCGATCCTTCTTTATTCGATCAATTTAATTATGCTGAAATTCTTTCAATTACATTGCGAGTTGCAATTGCAGCGTCACGAATGCAGCTACATCATACAGTGGGCGGGTACAAGATGCTGACGAATCAAAAGATACTGCAGCAAAAACAAGAGTTGCCGTTTTTATTGATGAAAAAAGTATTTGACCACTATGAATTGCCTTTGTTGGCAGATGAATATTTTTATATTTACAGTGATGTTTTTGTGGCAAATAACCGTCAAGACATTGTTGGTTTGACCGAAGAATTGATCAAAGATGTGTCCGAAGAAATCAATTTTCCTTTTTATCGAGATCAGCAGTTGTTCACAAATCTTTTTGCTCATTTATCCTTACGTTTAACGAAAAAGCATCTCTACATCAATGAGTACAATCCTTTTGTTGATGATATCAAGGCCAAGTATCCACAGCTGTTTTCAGCGATCCAACTTGCAAGTCAAAGTGACATCGTTGGTTCAGCATTACTGATCAATGACTCTTTTATTGCTTATATTGCACTACACTTTTTAGTTGCATATGAAAAAAATCAACATGAAATCAATGTTGTCCGAATTGTGTATGTTTGTTCAACAGGTCTTGGTGTGACGAGCTTGATCGAACAAAAAATATTAGAAGAAGTGGCGAATGTCGAAATCGCTGGATTTGCTTCTGTTTTGAATGCGGTAGATGTGATCGAGGAAAAAAATCCTGATCTCGTTTTAAGTATTTTTCCAATTGAAAGTATGAATCGTCCTTTTATCAAAGTCAACCCATTACCAACGGAGGCAGACATTCATAGCATCCAAGAAGAAGTCAATAAAATATTGACGCAGACAAAATCAGGAAAGGTTCCACGTTTGATTCCGCGTCATCAAGTAAAAGAAAAACAGGGAATCGAAGCAGAGAGCAGAGATATTTTAGTGCGGATATATGTCATTTATGAAGAATTGCTCAAAGCCTTTGCTGAAAAGCTGACCTGTGAATATAGAGAAGCATTTTTACTCCATGTGATGTTGATGGTTCATCGGATCACCTTTGATAGTCAGTACGAAAATGAAGGGAATATAGTAAAAGAAACGCTGTTGGCACAGCAGGAATTGGTCGGGAAAATTGAACAAATTTTTGCTAAAAATGATCTAATGGTTAATCAAGCAGAAATCACTGCTTTATTGAATTATATACGAGAGGAGTAG
- a CDS encoding Gfo/Idh/MocA family protein: MRAIRYGILSTAQIVPRFVQGIRMSHQGEAAAIASRSLAKAKKMAKELAIPKAYGSYEELYQDQEIDIIYVATYNKGHYESAKQALLHGKHVLVEKPFTIDSEQAAELFDLAKRKGCFLMEAQKAVFLPITLQVKEAIQQQKIGRIHLLQSVTTYPSVEHISWFHSLTAGGGALHGSGSYPIQYMQFLLGQRITEYYGQATAEKGQTDDQVNLSLNFQNQVLGNIFISVKVDIPSKLTIYGEEGRIEVPEFWKAREATIYYKDGRQEKLMGDFESEFEFEVDHVNDCLEQKLLESPVMTRRMTLETVTLVDHLYKQWLKEGHVG; encoded by the coding sequence ATGAGAGCGATTCGTTATGGGATTTTAAGTACAGCTCAAATTGTACCTCGTTTTGTGCAGGGAATCAGAATGAGTCATCAAGGTGAAGCTGCTGCGATCGCATCAAGATCTTTGGCAAAAGCAAAAAAAATGGCAAAGGAATTGGCGATTCCAAAAGCTTATGGAAGTTATGAAGAACTGTATCAGGATCAAGAAATCGATATTATTTATGTAGCAACCTACAATAAAGGTCATTATGAAAGTGCAAAACAAGCGTTGTTGCATGGCAAACATGTGTTGGTGGAAAAACCTTTTACGATTGATAGTGAGCAGGCAGCAGAACTTTTTGATTTGGCAAAAAGGAAAGGCTGTTTTTTGATGGAAGCACAAAAGGCTGTGTTTTTACCTATCACGCTGCAAGTTAAAGAAGCCATTCAACAACAGAAAATCGGACGTATCCATCTATTACAGTCTGTCACGACCTATCCGAGTGTCGAGCATATTTCATGGTTCCATTCTTTGACTGCAGGTGGAGGAGCATTACATGGCTCGGGGAGTTATCCGATCCAGTATATGCAGTTTTTATTAGGTCAAAGGATCACAGAATATTATGGGCAGGCAACTGCTGAAAAAGGCCAAACAGATGATCAAGTAAACTTGAGTTTGAACTTTCAAAACCAGGTCTTAGGAAATATTTTCATTTCAGTTAAAGTAGACATTCCCAGTAAGTTGACGATTTATGGTGAGGAAGGTCGGATCGAGGTTCCAGAATTTTGGAAAGCGCGTGAAGCAACGATCTATTATAAGGATGGCAGACAGGAAAAATTGATGGGTGATTTTGAAAGTGAGTTTGAATTTGAAGTCGACCATGTGAACGATTGCCTAGAGCAAAAGCTGTTGGAAAGTCCTGTGATGACGAGAAGAATGACCTTAGAGACTGTGACTTTGGTTGATCATTTATACAAGCAATGGTTGAAAGAAGGACATGTTGGGTGA
- a CDS encoding type II toxin-antitoxin system PemK/MazF family toxin — MIRRGEIFYANLSPVIGSEQGGIRPVLIIQNNKGNLFSPTLIVAPITRNVNKKMQPTQVKVDIPHEDRMTPSLVLLEQIRTLDKERILHKICQLHDDDMLKVDQALKISIGIR, encoded by the coding sequence ATGATACGAAGAGGAGAAATATTTTATGCGAATCTCTCACCTGTGATTGGTTCAGAGCAAGGCGGGATCAGACCTGTATTGATTATCCAAAATAATAAGGGAAATCTATTTAGTCCAACATTGATTGTTGCTCCAATCACGAGGAATGTGAATAAAAAAATGCAGCCGACACAGGTAAAAGTAGATATTCCGCATGAAGATCGAATGACACCGTCCTTAGTATTGCTGGAGCAAATTAGAACGCTGGATAAAGAACGTATCCTGCATAAAATTTGTCAGTTACATGATGATGATATGTTAAAAGTCGATCAGGCGTTGAAAATCAGTATTGGTATTCGTTAA
- a CDS encoding PASTA domain-containing protein: MSDFLSNFNKDSYKETKEKKQQTKQEGRPQKQEPLPRNVGAETAKTFVEPVVKDVQSSDEITSTMSRSSVDSETQIDPTYHQKRKRKFILIGIGAIILLGFVYFTYYQMTHVKVPDFSGKDLAEARTWATENKVKIDVEQKYDKSIETNKVISQKSKKGSKIKKGSELKVTSSLGADPEEKLSLPDFMKMKKSEAEQWIKQNHADNISLIDEYNETLEKGKPIRFEIVNKEVKQENYKRKDKANMYYSKGKETFEKNISVPDFSKKPKAEVESWAKTNEIKVTYEEASSAEIPAESIISQSIAKDQKVAKKDSMTVTVSLGKGYVVPNFAEYTQEEASSAVEGLAVKAKTIFTANVPYGQLISQSVEAGTTLTSKDDLKVDVYYSAGQPYLKDLRNNTVEGDLQKYFYEEFQSKGANIRYTVRYVDSAEPKGTVVGMSVYNQYVPLDYTVGLDISLGNLAGAAAPKTNSPSGAASESDGEKEEN; the protein is encoded by the coding sequence ATGAGTGATTTTTTATCAAATTTCAATAAAGATAGCTACAAGGAAACCAAAGAGAAAAAACAGCAAACAAAACAAGAAGGCCGACCACAAAAACAAGAGCCGCTGCCGCGTAACGTGGGAGCTGAAACAGCGAAGACATTCGTTGAGCCGGTCGTCAAAGATGTTCAGTCGTCTGATGAAATCACCTCAACAATGAGTAGGAGCTCAGTAGATTCTGAAACGCAGATCGATCCAACGTATCATCAAAAGCGCAAAAGAAAATTTATATTGATTGGGATCGGTGCAATCATTTTGTTAGGCTTTGTCTATTTCACTTATTATCAAATGACGCATGTAAAAGTCCCAGATTTTTCTGGGAAAGATTTAGCCGAGGCGCGGACATGGGCAACTGAAAATAAAGTAAAAATCGATGTTGAGCAAAAGTACGATAAGAGTATTGAGACGAATAAAGTGATTTCACAAAAATCAAAAAAAGGGAGTAAAATCAAAAAAGGTTCTGAATTGAAAGTCACTTCTAGTTTAGGCGCAGATCCGGAAGAAAAATTATCATTACCTGATTTTATGAAGATGAAAAAATCAGAAGCGGAGCAATGGATCAAACAGAACCATGCAGATAATATTTCGTTGATCGATGAGTACAATGAAACGTTGGAAAAAGGGAAACCTATTCGCTTTGAAATCGTTAATAAAGAAGTCAAGCAGGAAAATTATAAACGTAAAGATAAAGCGAATATGTATTACTCAAAAGGCAAAGAAACGTTTGAAAAGAATATTTCTGTTCCTGATTTCTCCAAAAAGCCAAAAGCAGAAGTTGAAAGCTGGGCGAAGACCAATGAAATCAAAGTGACATACGAGGAAGCCAGTTCTGCAGAAATACCAGCGGAAAGTATTATCTCACAAAGTATTGCCAAAGATCAGAAGGTGGCTAAAAAAGACAGTATGACCGTGACAGTTTCTTTAGGTAAAGGATACGTGGTACCGAATTTTGCTGAATATACGCAAGAAGAAGCTAGCTCTGCTGTAGAAGGTTTAGCTGTCAAAGCGAAAACGATTTTTACTGCGAATGTTCCTTATGGTCAACTGATCTCACAGAGTGTTGAAGCCGGGACAACGTTGACTAGTAAAGATGATTTAAAAGTGGATGTATATTATTCGGCAGGGCAGCCTTACTTGAAAGATTTGAGAAACAATACCGTCGAAGGTGATTTACAAAAATATTTCTATGAAGAATTTCAATCTAAAGGAGCGAATATTCGCTATACTGTGAGATATGTAGATTCTGCTGAGCCTAAAGGAACAGTTGTCGGGATGAGCGTATATAATCAGTATGTTCCTTTGGACTATACTGTTGGACTGGATATTAGTTTAGGTAATTTGGCCGGAGCTGCTGCTCCAAAAACGAATAGTCCTTCTGGAGCAGCTTCTGAATCAGATGGAGAAAAGGAAGAAAACTGA
- a CDS encoding ABC transporter ATP-binding protein — MTILQAKNVSYFYQDGDKRRMILQDTSINFDQGQFYTILGQSGSGKTTFLSLISALDEPKSGEVLYKGQNIKEIGLEKYRRDDISIIFQSYNLVPYLTALENVLVAMSITDNDMPKDDRAVAYNLLDYIGINKSKADRLVGQLSGGEQQRVAIARALATNVDIILADEPTGNLDEGMEQEIVDIFKDLAETHNKCVIVVTHSNEIANQSDKTYFLKQGELMLNE; from the coding sequence ATGACTATTTTACAAGCAAAAAACGTGAGCTATTTTTATCAGGACGGGGACAAGCGCCGGATGATTTTACAGGATACATCGATCAATTTTGATCAGGGGCAATTTTATACTATTTTAGGGCAATCAGGGTCGGGGAAAACAACGTTTCTTTCTTTGATCAGTGCATTAGATGAACCTAAATCGGGTGAAGTGCTGTATAAAGGACAAAATATCAAGGAAATCGGTTTGGAAAAATACCGCAGAGATGACATCAGTATCATCTTTCAAAGTTACAATTTAGTGCCGTATCTGACTGCTTTAGAAAATGTCTTAGTTGCTATGTCGATCACAGATAATGATATGCCGAAGGATGATCGTGCAGTTGCGTATAATTTATTGGATTATATTGGTATCAATAAAAGTAAAGCGGATCGTTTAGTGGGACAGCTGTCAGGTGGAGAGCAACAACGTGTGGCGATTGCCAGAGCTTTAGCGACAAATGTCGATATTATTCTTGCAGATGAACCTACTGGAAATTTGGATGAGGGAATGGAGCAGGAAATTGTAGACATTTTCAAAGATTTGGCTGAAACGCATAATAAATGTGTGATCGTTGTCACTCACTCGAATGAAATTGCGAATCAATCAGATAAAACGTATTTTCTAAAGCAAGGTGAGTTGATGTTGAATGAGTGA